The nucleotide window ATTCTTCAGAGAATAGTTTGCCAAAATATTCTCCTGCAGATTAAACTCTTCCAGACTTGGAACATCAGCATtaataaaaacttttcgatcataattttgatgaaatggCACGATATACCAACTTATTCTTAATCTTTTTAGTTTCGGTGCAGAGACTTCAAAATTCAGCACTGAATCATATCCAGGTTCTCCCTCTATAACCAAATCTTCAAGAGCAGGGCAACATGAAAAGAGCTTCTCCATTGAGTCAGCATCAGGAAGCACGACATCAACGTGGAGGAACTTGAGACTTGGGAAACAATCTGAGGCAGGTGCAAGGGCAATAAAATTTGATTGCAGCCTCAGCTTCAAAAGCACCAGTGTTTTGCACATGAAAAGGCTTCTAGGCAACACGAAAGGATGCGGTGGATTCGAGTACTCGTAGAGCTCAAGGTCGAGTTCGACAACATTACGCATAATGGCAGTGCGAATCCAAGCATCAATACGAGAAAAATCCTTCATTTCCAGACACAAAAGGCGGAATCTATGAATGTTGGAGGAGCCACGAAAGAAAAGTACCCGATCCACAAACCCGGAGAAGCCATCTGGATCAGATTTTTTCAAACGTCTTTCTAATGGATAATATTCTCTGTCACGCAAGTACAGATTTGGAACAGAAGTCCACTGATTCTTCCACCTGTGTGATAAAACGCTGGTCCTCACAGCCTCTCTTGTCAAAAGGAAGGAGAGAATATGGGAAATGATTGCATCTGGCAATCCACTGATCCTATCTTCATGGCATGCTTCACGAGACTTTGAATTCGAACCCATTTTCGATCATGTGATGCGTTTcctgaaaacccaaaaaaatataaatcaatCTGCGACTCTGAATTTGAACCCAAACATACAAACAACCACTTTAACCATTGCATGTGTGTTTGCAACAAgcctaatataatataatgggGTTCATGTTTTCTTTGCCATACGAGAAAACAGTTCCTGAGAAAGTTTCCTTAAGAGAGACAAGATTTGAAATAAAAGTCAACAGAGTTTCTGGGGAAAATCTCCTTAGAAAGGATTTCAAACAAAATCCCACAAGATAAAAAATTCAGAAGAGCCTTTTCCCTCAATTTCTGTGCTAGTAGATTTATGAAAACAGAGGAAATACAAATCAGAAAAACAACAACACAGAGGATATACAGATAATTCCAATACAAGTAAACCGAGGAAATATTTCagaaaagggaaagagaaCCTGATGATGAGATTCTCCATTGGTTTACTCTGTTTTCTCTGTTTGCTTGCTGAGAAACATGAGGAAAAGAACGGAAGATGAGAGACCGGTTCACTTCACTTACAATGTTCAACCACGTTTATCTCCCGGAAGACTGGAAATGGTGGTAAACTAAAGTGTGAGACTGAGACAACAACTGACCAAACACGAACCAAACCTGAAAGTACTAAATGACAAAACAACAAGGTTTTACAGTTTACTTTCTTTCTCACTCACCCTCTTCTCTGGTCCCATCTTTTATTcatagtttttttattataaattttttgtgcTTTGGACAAAATGATTACTTCTATCGCTGGAGTACAATAATTGGATAATGACGTGATC belongs to Prunus persica cultivar Lovell chromosome G4, Prunus_persica_NCBIv2, whole genome shotgun sequence and includes:
- the LOC18781456 gene encoding F-box/LRR-repeat protein At4g14103, which codes for MGSNSKSREACHEDRISGLPDAIISHILSFLLTREAVRTSVLSHRWKNQWTSVPNLYLRDREYYPLERRLKKSDPDGFSGFVDRVLFFRGSSNIHRFRLLCLEMKDFSRIDAWIRTAIMRNVVELDLELYEYSNPPHPFVLPRSLFMCKTLVLLKLRLQSNFIALAPASDCFPSLKFLHVDVVLPDADSMEKLFSCCPALEDLVIEGEPGYDSVLNFEVSAPKLKRLRISWYIVPFHQNYDRKVFINADVPSLEEFNLQENILANYSLKNAHSLSRAKIDLVNLHSGEKFGTVRDSADHIQWLFAEIRNVKFLSLSAPVFGGPCSVYQYHLPTFNNLNHLELLLQNCCSLRSVTNFLQISPKLEHLVFENSIHCYVCHFVDKSVHEWSPPDFVPACLLSHLKTIRIRGFQGLPDEMEVVEYLLKYGAVLNTITICTLEYFCEEKEMKCPLLGLREEVKLLQTISMFPRASKTCQIVFPKLK